A part of Candidatus Polarisedimenticolaceae bacterium genomic DNA contains:
- a CDS encoding TonB family protein, producing MIEWLLAVALAAPRDPLPDGVSCNTARNAVPKEKEIAGAPEFEPPQILESPGAVAPAGRETESVKVLVRVVVCTDGIPRTPTIVISGTKEFDAAAATAVLRWRFVPGKRHGVPAAMSYTTLVRFGPVTAPQEPSGS from the coding sequence ATGATCGAGTGGCTCCTCGCGGTGGCCCTCGCCGCTCCGAGAGATCCGCTCCCCGACGGCGTCTCCTGCAACACCGCCAGGAACGCGGTCCCGAAGGAGAAGGAGATCGCCGGGGCGCCGGAGTTCGAGCCGCCGCAGATTCTCGAGAGCCCCGGCGCGGTCGCCCCCGCCGGGCGCGAGACGGAGAGCGTGAAGGTCCTCGTGCGCGTCGTCGTGTGCACCGACGGAATCCCGCGCACGCCCACGATCGTGATCAGCGGAACGAAGGAGTTCGACGCGGCCGCCGCGACCGCCGTGCTCCGCTGGCGCTTCGTTCCCGGCAAGCGCCACGGCGTCCCCGCCGCGATGAGCTACACCACGCTCGTGCGGTTCGGGCCGGTGACGGCACCGCAGGAGCCGAGCGGGAGCTAG
- a CDS encoding SDR family NAD(P)-dependent oxidoreductase produces MASWPVVAITGASSGIGRSLAVKLAARGSAVALLARRPDALEETAALVGAAGGRAAVLPCDVRDRAGTAAALAAAAAELGPIDLLLANSGIAVPAKATRYDAAAIADTFETNVIGVTNAIAAVLPSMLERGRGHLVGISSILSFRALASHAPYCASKVAVNYLLEGLRTQVAPRGIKVTTVCPGFVETPMIERNRHPKPGLVTVDDAANRILRGLDRGKRVVAFPAHIALFMRIVTLLPAPVWERIARKVG; encoded by the coding sequence TTGGCCTCTTGGCCCGTCGTCGCGATCACCGGCGCCTCGAGCGGAATCGGGCGGTCCCTCGCCGTGAAGCTCGCGGCCCGCGGGTCGGCGGTGGCCCTGCTCGCAAGAAGACCGGACGCCCTCGAGGAGACCGCCGCGCTCGTTGGCGCGGCGGGCGGACGGGCCGCGGTGCTCCCCTGCGACGTGCGCGACCGTGCCGGGACCGCGGCGGCCCTCGCCGCCGCGGCGGCGGAACTCGGCCCGATCGATCTGCTGCTCGCGAACTCGGGGATCGCCGTTCCCGCGAAGGCGACGCGCTACGACGCCGCCGCGATCGCCGACACCTTCGAGACGAACGTGATCGGCGTGACGAACGCCATCGCCGCGGTGCTCCCCTCGATGCTCGAGCGCGGCCGGGGCCACCTCGTCGGCATCTCGAGCATCCTCTCGTTCCGCGCGCTCGCCTCGCACGCGCCGTATTGCGCGAGCAAGGTGGCGGTGAACTACCTCCTCGAGGGGCTGCGCACCCAGGTCGCTCCCCGCGGGATCAAAGTCACGACGGTGTGCCCCGGCTTCGTCGAGACGCCGATGATCGAGCGCAACCGGCACCCCAAGCCCGGGCTCGTCACCGTGGACGACGCGGCGAACCGGATCCTGCGCGGCCTCGATCGAGGAAAACGGGTCGTCGCCTTCCCCGCGCACATCGCCCTTTTCATGCGGATCGTGACGCTGCTTCCGGCGCCGGTGTGGGAGCGGATCGCGCGGAAGGTCGGATGA
- a CDS encoding PDZ domain-containing protein translates to MKRPRIAYRVAMSRPNSHLFEVTMTVERPGGPTVNLVMPAWTPGSYLIREYARHVQEFSAEADGVPATWRKAAKDTWRVRTGRARRLVVRYKLYAFELSVRTNHLDASHGFFTGAATFLFVPGRTAEPHGLTVEAPDGWSIFTGLRKSGRAFVAEDFDELVDCPVECGPHRDLPFRVDRKPHRIAIWGRGNEDEKTLVADVQAIVKAQAEFFGGLPYRDYTFIVHLANGRGGLEHRNSTVLLCDRWTFRPQTAYERFLALVSHEFFHVWVVKRLRPETLGPFDPRAENYTRQLWTMEGITTYYEKRFLVSADLMSGRRWMELLADDVVALQSQPGRRLQSLEESSFDTWIKLYRPDENSVNSGISYYLKGSIVAFLLDLEIRHRTSGKTSLDDVLRHLVAAHPASRPGFAETDGFLAAVEKVAGAHGGAFRRFFERYVAGRDELDLAQGLAYAGLVPEWGWRRPVDGRSPAWLGASFRKEGERTLVATSRSDGPAHAAGLYPGDELLALDGRRVDETSLAARLAERKPGDVVTLTAFRRDELVDVPVRLAAAPKDQLRIVPSPRPDALQRKIRRDLGLAELRG, encoded by the coding sequence TTGAAACGCCCTCGCATCGCCTATCGCGTCGCCATGAGCCGGCCGAACAGCCACCTCTTCGAGGTGACGATGACCGTGGAGCGCCCCGGCGGCCCGACGGTCAACCTCGTGATGCCGGCCTGGACGCCGGGGTCGTATCTCATCCGGGAATACGCGCGGCACGTGCAGGAGTTCTCCGCCGAGGCGGACGGCGTCCCCGCGACCTGGCGCAAGGCCGCCAAGGACACCTGGCGCGTGCGTACGGGGCGAGCGCGCAGGCTCGTCGTCCGCTACAAGCTCTACGCGTTCGAGTTGTCGGTCCGGACCAACCACCTCGACGCGTCCCATGGCTTCTTCACCGGGGCGGCGACGTTCCTCTTCGTCCCCGGACGCACCGCCGAGCCGCACGGGCTCACCGTCGAGGCGCCGGACGGCTGGTCGATCTTCACCGGCCTCCGGAAGAGCGGGCGCGCGTTCGTCGCGGAGGACTTCGACGAGCTCGTCGACTGCCCGGTCGAATGCGGCCCGCACCGCGATCTGCCCTTCCGCGTCGACCGGAAGCCGCACCGGATCGCGATCTGGGGGCGAGGGAACGAGGACGAGAAGACGCTCGTCGCCGACGTCCAGGCGATCGTCAAGGCGCAGGCGGAGTTCTTCGGCGGGCTGCCCTACCGCGACTACACCTTCATCGTGCACCTCGCGAACGGCCGCGGCGGGCTCGAGCACCGCAATTCGACCGTGCTCCTGTGCGACCGCTGGACGTTCCGGCCGCAGACGGCGTACGAGCGGTTCCTGGCGCTCGTGTCGCACGAGTTCTTCCACGTCTGGGTCGTGAAACGCCTGCGCCCCGAGACGCTCGGCCCCTTCGATCCCCGCGCCGAGAACTACACGCGGCAGCTGTGGACGATGGAAGGGATCACGACCTACTACGAAAAACGGTTCCTCGTGTCGGCCGACCTCATGTCGGGGCGGAGGTGGATGGAGCTTCTCGCCGACGACGTCGTCGCGCTGCAGTCGCAGCCCGGACGCCGGCTGCAGAGCCTCGAGGAGTCGAGTTTCGACACCTGGATCAAGCTCTACCGCCCCGACGAGAACAGCGTCAACTCGGGGATCTCGTATTACCTCAAGGGCTCGATCGTCGCGTTCCTGCTCGACCTCGAGATCCGGCACCGGACCTCGGGCAAAACCTCGCTCGACGACGTCCTCCGCCATCTCGTGGCGGCGCACCCCGCGTCGCGCCCGGGGTTCGCGGAAACGGACGGGTTCCTCGCCGCGGTCGAGAAGGTGGCGGGGGCGCACGGCGGGGCCTTCCGGCGGTTCTTCGAGCGCTACGTCGCCGGGCGCGACGAGCTCGACCTGGCGCAGGGGCTCGCCTACGCCGGACTCGTCCCGGAATGGGGCTGGAGGCGGCCGGTCGACGGGCGCTCCCCGGCGTGGCTGGGCGCGAGCTTCCGGAAGGAAGGGGAGCGCACGCTCGTCGCGACGAGTCGTTCCGACGGCCCCGCCCACGCCGCGGGGCTCTACCCCGGCGACGAGCTGCTGGCCCTGGACGGCCGTCGGGTGGACGAGACCTCGCTCGCGGCGCGACTGGCGGAGCGCAAGCCCGGCGACGTCGTCACGCTCACCGCGTTCCGCCGCGACGAGCTCGTGGACGTTCCGGTGCGCCTCGCGGCCGCTCCCAAGGACCAGCTCCGCATCGTCCCCTCCCCCCGGCCCGATGCCCTCCAGCGCAAGATCCGTCGCGATCTGGGGCTCGCCGAGCTGCGGGGCTGA
- a CDS encoding class I fructose-bisphosphate aldolase, producing the protein MNERIRQILSNYDAENPGVRTNLARMLNHGTLAGTGRMVILPVDQGFEHGPARSFAPNPPGYDPHYHFQLAIESGCNAYAAPLGFLKAGAGVFAGEIPLILKVNNHETLHEEANPISVQTSSVHEALRLGCAAIGYTIYPGSSLNGRMYEQVRELIETAHEHGLAAVIWSYPRGEQLSKDGETGMDVCAYAAQIACQLGADIVKVKLPTAHLEQAAAKKVYEGEKIPIGTLAERVRHVVQSSFAGRRIVIFSGGAKTSDDKLFEEAKAIRDGGGFGSIMGRNAFQRPKAEAVKLLGKIMEIYAS; encoded by the coding sequence ATGAACGAACGAATCCGCCAGATCCTCTCGAACTACGACGCGGAGAACCCGGGTGTCCGCACGAACCTGGCCCGGATGCTCAACCACGGCACCCTCGCGGGAACCGGCCGGATGGTGATCCTCCCCGTCGACCAGGGGTTCGAGCACGGTCCCGCGCGCTCGTTCGCGCCCAACCCTCCGGGGTACGACCCGCACTACCACTTCCAGCTCGCGATCGAGTCGGGCTGCAACGCCTACGCCGCGCCGCTGGGCTTCCTCAAGGCGGGCGCGGGCGTCTTCGCCGGCGAGATCCCGCTGATCCTGAAGGTGAACAACCACGAGACGCTGCACGAGGAGGCGAACCCGATCTCGGTGCAGACGTCGAGCGTGCACGAAGCGCTGCGTCTCGGGTGCGCCGCGATCGGATACACGATCTACCCCGGCTCCTCGCTCAACGGCCGCATGTACGAGCAGGTGCGCGAGCTCATCGAGACGGCCCACGAACACGGCCTCGCCGCCGTGATCTGGAGCTACCCGCGCGGCGAGCAGCTGTCGAAGGACGGCGAGACCGGGATGGACGTCTGCGCGTACGCCGCCCAGATCGCCTGCCAGCTCGGCGCCGACATCGTGAAGGTGAAGCTCCCCACCGCCCACCTCGAGCAGGCCGCGGCGAAGAAGGTCTACGAGGGGGAGAAGATCCCGATCGGCACCCTCGCCGAGCGCGTGCGGCACGTCGTGCAGTCCTCGTTCGCCGGCCGCCGCATCGTGATCTTCTCGGGCGGCGCGAAGACCTCGGACGACAAGTTGTTCGAGGAGGCGAAGGCGATCCGCGACGGCGGCGGCTTCGGCTCGATCATGGGACGGAACGCCTTCCAGCGCCCGAAGGCCGAAGCCGTGAAGCTGCTCGGGAAGATCATGGAGATCTACGCGAGCTAG